The Streptomyces albofaciens JCM 4342 genome has a segment encoding these proteins:
- a CDS encoding tyrosine-protein phosphatase, which yields MTQQTPEVPSTDSELAEVRNFRDVGGLPTVDGRRVRKGRLFRSGHLASATEADAAFLAGLGLHTVFDFRNAADIKLEGPDVTLPGVRNVNIPLTDPADGAEFWAMVRDGELGHLRTALGDGKAAGRMAETYRHIITTRTADHSRVLHALAEDSVPALMHCAAGKDRAGLSIAVTLLAVGVERAAIEADYLESNAAHRRYKVRRSDNSPAGMSPEVMELLAPLFDARAEYLAAAFEAIETTWGSTENYLSEGLKLSAATRERLRFQLLED from the coding sequence GTGACGCAGCAGACCCCGGAGGTCCCGTCGACCGACTCCGAGCTCGCGGAGGTACGCAACTTCCGCGACGTGGGCGGCCTGCCGACCGTGGACGGGCGCCGGGTGCGCAAGGGGCGGCTGTTCCGCAGCGGCCACCTGGCGTCGGCGACCGAGGCGGACGCCGCCTTCCTCGCCGGGCTCGGGCTGCACACCGTCTTCGACTTCCGCAACGCCGCCGACATCAAGCTGGAGGGCCCGGACGTCACGCTGCCCGGCGTACGGAACGTGAACATCCCGCTCACCGACCCCGCCGACGGCGCCGAGTTCTGGGCGATGGTGCGCGACGGCGAGCTGGGCCACCTGCGGACGGCGCTGGGCGACGGCAAGGCGGCCGGCCGGATGGCCGAGACGTACCGTCACATCATCACCACCCGCACCGCCGACCACAGCCGTGTGCTGCACGCACTCGCCGAGGACAGCGTCCCCGCCCTCATGCACTGCGCGGCCGGCAAGGACCGCGCGGGCCTGTCCATCGCCGTCACCCTCCTCGCCGTCGGCGTCGAGCGCGCGGCCATCGAGGCCGACTACCTGGAGTCCAACGCCGCCCACCGCCGCTACAAGGTCCGCCGCTCCGACAACTCGCCGGCCGGCATGTCCCCCGAGGTCATGGAGCTCCTGGCCCCCCTCTTCGACGCCCGCGCCGAATACCTCGCCGCGGCCTTCGAGGCCATCGAGACGACGTGGGGCTCGACGGAGAACTACCTGAGCGAGGGCCTCAAGCTCTCCGCGGCGACGCGCGAGCGGCTGCGGTTCCAGTTGCTGGAGGACTGA
- a CDS encoding helix-turn-helix domain-containing protein: MADARSGGAPTVLRVVLGKRLQDLREKAGLSYEQAAAALDVTHATVRRMEKAEVGLKIPYVEKLLATYGVTDQDEIDGFLKLAREANRPGWWHNFRDVLPEWFSAYVSLESEANLIRGYQPHYVPGLLQTEEYARAVLHAGQPHAPREEIERSVALRMERQSLLTRPDAPMLWVVMDETVFRRPIGGPRVMRDQIARLAEAAALPNVRLQIIPFAAGPHPSMYGPFSIFRFPIPELPDIAYAENLVGAVYFDQRDDVSTFLEALDRMCAQAAPAQTTEALLGGFRKEI; encoded by the coding sequence GTGGCGGATGCACGGTCGGGTGGCGCTCCGACCGTCCTGCGGGTGGTGCTCGGCAAGCGGCTGCAGGACCTGCGCGAGAAGGCGGGGCTGTCCTACGAGCAGGCGGCCGCCGCCCTCGATGTGACGCACGCCACCGTGCGGCGCATGGAGAAGGCCGAGGTCGGCCTGAAGATCCCGTACGTGGAGAAGCTGCTCGCGACCTACGGCGTCACCGACCAGGACGAGATCGACGGCTTCCTGAAGCTGGCCCGCGAGGCCAACCGGCCGGGCTGGTGGCACAACTTCCGGGACGTGCTGCCCGAGTGGTTCAGCGCGTACGTGAGCCTGGAGAGCGAGGCCAACCTCATCCGCGGCTACCAGCCCCACTACGTACCGGGGCTGCTGCAGACCGAGGAGTACGCCCGCGCTGTGCTGCACGCGGGCCAGCCGCACGCGCCGCGCGAGGAGATCGAGCGCTCGGTCGCGCTGCGCATGGAGCGGCAGTCGCTGCTCACCCGCCCGGACGCCCCCATGCTCTGGGTGGTCATGGACGAGACCGTCTTCCGGCGCCCGATCGGCGGTCCCCGGGTGATGCGCGACCAGATCGCACGGCTGGCCGAGGCCGCGGCCCTGCCCAACGTCCGGTTGCAGATCATCCCGTTCGCGGCCGGACCGCACCCCTCGATGTACGGGCCGTTCAGCATCTTCCGCTTCCCGATCCCGGAGCTGCCGGACATCGCGTACGCGGAGAACCTGGTGGGCGCCGTGTACTTCGACCAGCGCGACGACGTCTCGACCTTCCTGGAGGCACTGGACCGGATGTGCGCGCAAGCCGCGCCGGCACAGACCACCGAGGCCCTTCTGGGCGGCTTTCGCAAGGAGATCTGA
- a CDS encoding NAD(P)/FAD-dependent oxidoreductase, with protein MPEVTGGAERHAVVIGGGLAGMLAVIALLGHVDAVTVVERDRYPTGHAFRKGVPQARHLHVFLSGGLRALEELLPGTGRAFTDAGARTLYPPRDLVTRTVLGWQHRFDERRHGCLSVTRPVIDGVVRDRVLRTAAESATRLEVLEATEAIGLTGDARRVTGVRVRARGEDAGRDGGAGPAGRTLHAALVVDASGRTSKAPQWYADLGRPAPRQETVDAGIAYATRMFRPTGPAGAPDMGVNIPGRPGCPRGAVYVPVEDGIWLLTAAGVRGHHPPTDDQGFADFTATIGDPYIHGLLPHVEPVSPVYGFRDTANRRRHFERPGGVPEGFVVLGDANCTFNPVYGQGMSVAALGALALRRILDSGGGLRPGLAKEAQRAVARASDAAWSTAVGADRPYASGPDARAGLVERLTSWYVQRLLLRAVADPLLGAAYRDVLCLTAPPSRLMAPRTVLRTVLLPLRPGLSAPPTDVVPLRRAA; from the coding sequence ATGCCGGAGGTCACGGGGGGAGCGGAGCGGCACGCGGTCGTCATCGGCGGCGGGCTCGCCGGGATGCTCGCCGTCATCGCGCTGCTGGGGCACGTGGACGCCGTCACCGTCGTCGAACGCGACCGCTACCCGACCGGCCACGCCTTCCGCAAAGGCGTCCCCCAGGCCCGTCACCTGCACGTCTTCCTCAGCGGCGGTCTGCGCGCGCTGGAGGAGCTGCTGCCCGGCACGGGCCGCGCCTTCACCGACGCCGGGGCGCGCACCCTCTACCCGCCGCGCGACCTGGTCACCCGTACGGTGCTGGGCTGGCAGCACCGCTTCGACGAACGCCGCCACGGATGCCTGTCGGTCACCCGCCCGGTGATCGACGGCGTCGTACGGGACCGCGTCCTGCGGACGGCCGCCGAATCGGCGACCCGCCTGGAGGTGCTGGAGGCGACCGAGGCGATCGGCCTGACCGGCGACGCGAGGCGGGTGACGGGCGTACGGGTACGGGCACGCGGGGAAGACGCCGGCCGCGACGGCGGAGCCGGCCCGGCCGGACGGACCCTGCACGCGGCGCTCGTCGTCGACGCCTCCGGCCGCACCTCCAAGGCCCCGCAGTGGTACGCCGATCTCGGCCGCCCCGCCCCGCGCCAGGAGACCGTGGACGCCGGGATCGCCTACGCGACCCGGATGTTCCGCCCCACCGGGCCGGCCGGCGCCCCGGACATGGGCGTCAACATCCCCGGCCGGCCGGGGTGTCCGCGCGGCGCCGTGTACGTCCCCGTCGAGGACGGCATCTGGCTGCTCACCGCCGCGGGCGTACGCGGCCACCACCCGCCCACCGACGACCAGGGCTTCGCCGACTTCACCGCCACGATCGGCGACCCGTACATCCACGGCCTGCTGCCGCACGTCGAGCCGGTCTCGCCCGTCTACGGCTTCCGCGACACCGCCAACCGCCGCCGGCACTTCGAGCGGCCCGGCGGCGTCCCCGAGGGCTTCGTCGTCCTCGGCGACGCCAACTGCACCTTCAACCCGGTCTACGGGCAGGGCATGTCGGTCGCCGCGCTCGGCGCCCTGGCGCTGCGCCGCATCCTGGACTCCGGCGGCGGCCTGCGGCCGGGGCTCGCGAAGGAGGCACAGCGGGCGGTGGCGCGCGCCTCCGACGCCGCCTGGAGCACCGCGGTCGGCGCCGACCGGCCGTACGCGAGCGGCCCGGACGCCCGCGCGGGCCTCGTCGAGCGGCTGACCTCCTGGTACGTGCAGCGGCTCCTCCTGCGCGCCGTCGCCGACCCCCTCCTCGGCGCCGCTTACCGCGACGTCCTGTGCCTGACCGCGCCGCCGTCCCGCCTGATGGCACCCCGCACCGTCCTGCGCACCGTCCTGCTGCCGCTCCGGCCCGGCCTCAGCGCCCCGCCGACGGACGTGGTGCCGCTGCGGCGGGCGGCCTGA
- a CDS encoding SAM-dependent methyltransferase, protein MVGSWDEDGSRGLQDAAAFAPEEIDTSRPHPARMYDYYLDGRDNYEVDRQAAQRVIEAHPQVRLSARANRAFLHRAVREVVAGGIRQIIDIGTGIPTSPNTHEVARETAPGVRVVYVDNDPIVATHAGARLTNTEGTGVVLADVRDPEALLAHPTVRELIDFDQPVALLLVAVLHFVRDDEDPAGIVAALARALPAGSVLVMSHATGEPYEAYEQGRTDEQARDGVLDVYKNATATLNLRTKAEVEPLFGPFDLLEPGVVRVPLWRPDGPPPGPEELNNIIFYGGVGRKRG, encoded by the coding sequence GTGGTCGGCTCGTGGGACGAGGACGGCTCGCGGGGGCTCCAGGACGCGGCGGCCTTCGCGCCCGAGGAGATCGACACCAGCCGGCCGCACCCCGCCCGGATGTACGACTACTACCTGGACGGCCGGGACAACTACGAGGTCGACCGCCAGGCCGCGCAGCGCGTCATCGAGGCGCACCCGCAGGTGCGGCTGAGCGCCCGCGCCAACCGGGCCTTCCTGCACCGCGCGGTGCGCGAGGTGGTCGCCGGCGGCATCCGGCAGATCATCGACATCGGTACCGGCATCCCGACCTCGCCCAACACCCACGAGGTGGCCCGCGAAACGGCACCCGGCGTCCGGGTCGTCTACGTGGACAACGACCCCATCGTCGCCACCCACGCGGGCGCGCGGCTGACCAACACCGAGGGCACCGGGGTCGTCCTGGCCGATGTGCGCGACCCGGAGGCGCTGCTCGCCCACCCGACCGTGCGCGAGCTGATCGACTTCGACCAGCCGGTGGCGCTGCTGCTGGTGGCCGTCCTGCACTTCGTCCGGGACGACGAGGACCCGGCGGGGATCGTCGCCGCGCTGGCGCGCGCACTGCCCGCGGGCAGCGTCCTGGTGATGTCGCACGCCACGGGCGAGCCGTACGAGGCGTACGAGCAGGGCCGTACGGACGAGCAGGCGCGGGACGGCGTCCTGGACGTCTACAAGAACGCCACGGCCACCTTGAACCTGCGCACCAAGGCCGAGGTCGAGCCGCTCTTCGGCCCGTTCGACCTGCTGGAACCGGGGGTCGTGCGGGTGCCGCTGTGGCGCCCGGACGGGCCGCCGCCCGGCCCGGAGGAGCTGAACAACATCATCTTCTACGGCGGGGTGGGCCGGAAGCGGGGCTGA
- a CDS encoding DUF397 domain-containing protein: MDRIRIYNGMPATDLGSDGWHKPWSGGNGGECVEALRLGDGRVALRQSTDPGGPALIYTHREIKSFIEGAKAGAADFLLTAAPCGCGCGTDRRTA; the protein is encoded by the coding sequence ATGGATCGCATACGCATCTACAACGGCATGCCCGCCACCGACCTGGGCAGCGACGGCTGGCACAAGCCGTGGAGCGGCGGCAACGGCGGCGAGTGCGTGGAGGCGCTGCGGCTCGGGGACGGCCGGGTGGCGCTGCGCCAGTCCACCGACCCGGGCGGCCCGGCCCTGATCTACACCCACCGCGAGATCAAGAGCTTCATCGAGGGCGCGAAGGCGGGCGCGGCCGACTTCCTGCTCACCGCGGCGCCCTGCGGGTGCGGCTGCGGCACTGATCGGAGGACGGCGTGA
- a CDS encoding MBL fold metallo-hydrolase: MPGYRPRRQTPSDPPAAGRYPLRRPAVFGAWPTGERLARIRRSPQFVDGQFRNPLPTRQLLPGSALPMARTQFAREGRLRRAPVGRIPVHRPTAADWSEPPASGLRLTWMGHSSVLAEIDGHRVLFDPVWGERCSPFTWAGPKRLHPVPLPLGELPPVDAVVISHDHYDHLDMPTVKALIRTGTRFVVPLGIGADLELWGVPEERITELDWHESAEAGGLTLTATPAQHFCGRGLRGPQHTLWASWVVAGPTNRIFHSGDTGYFPGFAGIGAEHGPFDATMIQIGAYSEFWPDVHMTPEEGARAHLDLQGGRPTGLMLPIHWGTFNLAPHPWAEPAERTMYAARTAGFPCAVPYPGRPFEPADEPAVEPWWRTVALPPVHGWPSWPARTPATEEVFEVAG; encoded by the coding sequence GTGCCCGGCTACCGACCCCGCCGCCAGACCCCGTCCGACCCGCCCGCCGCCGGGCGGTACCCACTGCGCCGACCCGCCGTCTTCGGCGCCTGGCCCACCGGGGAGCGGCTGGCACGGATACGCCGGTCCCCGCAGTTCGTGGACGGCCAGTTCCGCAACCCCCTGCCGACCCGGCAGCTGCTCCCGGGCTCCGCGCTGCCCATGGCCCGTACCCAGTTCGCCCGCGAGGGGCGGCTGCGCCGGGCGCCGGTCGGCCGCATCCCGGTGCACCGGCCCACCGCGGCGGACTGGAGCGAGCCGCCCGCCTCCGGGCTGCGGCTGACGTGGATGGGGCATTCCAGCGTGCTCGCCGAGATCGACGGGCACCGGGTGCTGTTCGACCCGGTCTGGGGCGAGCGCTGCTCACCGTTCACCTGGGCGGGGCCGAAGCGGCTGCACCCGGTGCCGCTCCCGCTCGGTGAGCTGCCCCCGGTCGACGCGGTGGTGATCTCGCACGACCACTACGACCACCTCGACATGCCGACGGTCAAAGCCCTGATCCGTACGGGCACGCGCTTCGTCGTACCGCTCGGCATCGGCGCCGACCTCGAACTGTGGGGCGTCCCCGAGGAGCGGATCACCGAACTGGACTGGCACGAGTCGGCCGAGGCCGGCGGCCTGACCCTCACCGCGACGCCCGCGCAGCACTTCTGCGGACGCGGGCTGCGCGGCCCGCAGCACACCCTATGGGCTTCCTGGGTGGTGGCCGGCCCCACGAACCGGATCTTCCACAGCGGCGACACCGGCTACTTCCCGGGCTTCGCCGGGATCGGCGCCGAGCACGGCCCGTTCGACGCGACGATGATCCAGATCGGCGCCTACAGCGAGTTCTGGCCGGATGTGCACATGACCCCGGAGGAGGGGGCGCGGGCCCATCTGGACCTCCAGGGCGGCCGGCCGACCGGCCTGATGCTGCCGATCCACTGGGGCACCTTCAACCTCGCGCCCCACCCTTGGGCCGAACCCGCCGAACGCACCATGTACGCCGCCCGCACCGCCGGCTTCCCCTGCGCCGTCCCGTACCCCGGCCGTCCCTTCGAGCCCGCCGACGAGCCCGCGGTGGAGCCGTGGTGGCGGACGGTGGCCCTCCCGCCGGTCCACGGCTGGCCCTCCTGGCCCGCCCGGACACCGGCCACGGAGGAGGTGTTCGAAGTGGCGGGGTGA
- a CDS encoding SGNH/GDSL hydrolase family protein, translated as MADDSKKMSSGADGAIGSYAAVGDSFTEGVGDPGRDGAYIGWADRLAVLLSDRRAEGEFRYANLAVRGRLLDQIVAEQVPRAKELAPDLVTFCAGGNDILRPGSDPDAVAERYEAAVADLRETVGTVLLCTGFDTRGVPVLRHLRGKIATYTAHVRAIADRHDCPVLDLWSLKSVQDRRAWSDDRLHLSADGHTRVALRAAQVLGLDVPADPDQAWPPEAERTPAEARRDNIQWAREHLVPWIGRRLRGESSGDHVEPKRPDLLPL; from the coding sequence GTGGCAGACGATTCGAAGAAGATGAGCAGTGGCGCGGACGGCGCCATCGGGTCGTACGCAGCCGTCGGGGACAGTTTCACCGAGGGGGTCGGGGACCCCGGCCGTGACGGGGCGTACATCGGCTGGGCGGACCGGCTGGCGGTTCTCCTGTCGGACCGGCGTGCGGAGGGGGAATTCCGGTACGCCAACCTCGCGGTCCGCGGGCGCCTGCTGGACCAGATCGTCGCCGAGCAGGTGCCGCGCGCCAAGGAGCTCGCGCCCGACCTGGTGACGTTCTGTGCCGGCGGGAACGACATTCTGCGTCCGGGCTCGGACCCGGACGCGGTCGCCGAGCGGTACGAGGCGGCCGTCGCCGATCTGCGGGAGACGGTCGGCACCGTGCTGCTCTGCACGGGGTTCGACACCCGCGGCGTACCGGTGCTGCGGCATCTGCGCGGCAAGATCGCGACGTACACCGCCCACGTGCGGGCGATCGCCGACCGGCACGACTGCCCGGTGCTGGACCTGTGGTCGCTGAAGTCCGTACAGGACCGGCGGGCCTGGAGCGACGACCGGCTGCACCTGTCGGCCGACGGGCACACCCGGGTCGCGCTGCGCGCCGCGCAGGTGCTGGGTCTCGATGTGCCGGCCGACCCGGACCAGGCCTGGCCCCCGGAGGCGGAGCGCACCCCCGCCGAGGCGCGCCGGGACAACATCCAGTGGGCGCGTGAGCATCTGGTGCCGTGGATCGGCCGCCGGCTGCGCGGCGAGTCCTCCGGTGACCACGTCGAGCCGAAGCGGCCCGACCTGCTTCCCCTGTAA
- a CDS encoding aspartate aminotransferase family protein: MTGFDLTKLLAERGAERYDLHAKYINHQLPRMLHTIGFDKVYERAEGAYFWDADGQDYLDMLAGFGVMGLGRHHPVVRQALHDVLDARLADLTRFDCQPLPGLLAEKLLTHTPHLDRVFFGNSGTEAVETALKFARYATGRPRVLYCAHAFHGLTTGSLSVNGENGFRDGFAPLLPDTAVELGDLAALEHELRRGDVAALIIEPIQGKGVHPTPPGYLRAAQELLHRHKALLIADEVQTGLGRTGDFFAYQHEEGVEPDLVCVAKALSGGYVPVGATLGKDWIFKKVYSSMDRVLVHSASFGSNAQAMAAGLAVLAVMEDEEIVANARHTGDLLRTRLAALTDRYELLHDVRGRGLMIGIEFGRPRSLRLRGHWTMLQAARKGLFAQMVVVPLLQRHRILTQVSGDHLEVIKLIPPLTIGEKEVNRFVDAFTEVMDDAHRGGGLMWDFGRTLVKQALQGG; this comes from the coding sequence GTGACCGGATTCGACCTGACCAAGCTGCTCGCCGAACGCGGCGCCGAGCGCTACGACCTGCACGCCAAGTACATCAACCACCAACTGCCGCGCATGCTGCACACGATCGGCTTCGACAAGGTCTACGAGCGGGCCGAGGGCGCCTACTTCTGGGACGCCGACGGGCAGGACTACCTCGACATGCTCGCCGGCTTCGGCGTCATGGGCCTCGGCCGGCACCACCCCGTCGTACGGCAGGCCCTGCACGACGTCCTCGACGCCCGGCTCGCCGACCTCACCCGCTTCGACTGCCAGCCGCTGCCCGGCCTGCTGGCCGAGAAACTGCTCACCCACACCCCGCACCTGGACCGTGTCTTCTTCGGCAACAGCGGTACGGAAGCCGTCGAGACCGCCCTGAAGTTCGCCCGCTACGCCACCGGCAGACCCCGCGTCCTGTACTGCGCCCACGCCTTCCACGGCCTGACCACCGGCTCCCTCTCGGTCAACGGCGAGAACGGCTTCCGCGACGGTTTCGCGCCGCTCCTGCCGGACACCGCCGTCGAACTGGGCGACCTCGCTGCGCTGGAACACGAGCTGCGCCGCGGTGACGTGGCGGCCCTGATCATCGAGCCCATCCAGGGCAAGGGCGTCCACCCCACGCCGCCCGGCTATCTGCGCGCCGCCCAGGAACTGCTGCACCGCCACAAGGCGCTGCTCATCGCCGACGAGGTGCAGACCGGCCTCGGCCGGACCGGCGACTTCTTCGCCTACCAGCACGAGGAGGGCGTCGAACCGGACCTGGTGTGTGTGGCCAAGGCCCTCTCCGGCGGCTACGTCCCCGTCGGCGCCACGCTGGGCAAGGATTGGATCTTCAAGAAGGTCTACTCCTCCATGGACCGCGTCCTGGTGCACTCCGCCAGCTTCGGCTCCAACGCCCAGGCGATGGCCGCGGGCCTGGCGGTCCTGGCAGTCATGGAGGACGAGGAGATCGTCGCCAACGCCCGCCACACCGGCGACCTGCTCCGTACCCGCCTCGCCGCCCTCACCGACCGCTACGAACTCCTCCACGACGTCCGCGGCCGCGGCCTGATGATCGGCATCGAATTCGGCCGCCCCCGCTCCCTGAGACTCCGCGGCCACTGGACCATGCTCCAGGCCGCCCGCAAAGGCCTCTTCGCCCAAATGGTCGTCGTCCCCCTCCTCCAGCGCCACCGCATCCTCACCCAGGTCTCCGGCGACCACCTGGAGGTCATCAAGCTGATTCCGCCCCTGACGATCGGGGAGAAGGAGGTGAACCGCTTCGTGGACGCGTTCACGGAAGTGATGGATGACGCGCACCGGGGCGGGGGGCTGATGTGGGACTTCGGGAGGACGCTGGTGAAGCAGGCTTTGCAGGGCGGGTGA
- a CDS encoding GlsB/YeaQ/YmgE family stress response membrane protein: protein MSFLWAVIAGLVIGLLAKLVVPGRQPVPLWLTVILGMVGAVAGNALATAFGVRDTGGIDWIRHIFQIGIAAVLLAVITPLWVRRRA from the coding sequence GTGTCGTTCCTGTGGGCCGTCATCGCGGGGCTCGTCATCGGGCTGCTGGCCAAGCTGGTCGTGCCCGGGCGGCAGCCCGTCCCCCTGTGGCTGACGGTCATCCTGGGCATGGTCGGCGCGGTCGCCGGCAACGCGCTCGCCACCGCCTTCGGCGTGCGCGACACCGGCGGTATCGACTGGATCCGCCATATCTTCCAGATCGGTATCGCAGCCGTCCTGCTCGCCGTCATCACCCCCCTGTGGGTCCGGCGGCGCGCCTGA
- a CDS encoding ATP-binding protein, with protein sequence MPARRTSVPEARRRVLAVLHEWGAAEQVRDDAELVVSELFTNAVRHTDSEKVDCELTVLGAFLRVEVTDQGRGGSTPHAQPGSVDKECGRGLFLVGALSESWGVRPGPAGRGRTVWADLPYGSPTAH encoded by the coding sequence TTGCCGGCGCGCCGCACCTCCGTACCGGAGGCGCGCAGACGTGTTCTCGCTGTGCTGCACGAGTGGGGCGCGGCGGAACAGGTCCGTGACGACGCCGAGTTGGTGGTCTCGGAGCTGTTCACCAACGCGGTACGGCACACCGACAGCGAAAAGGTCGACTGCGAACTGACGGTGCTCGGCGCGTTCCTGCGCGTGGAGGTCACCGACCAGGGCCGCGGCGGCTCCACGCCCCACGCGCAGCCCGGCAGCGTGGACAAGGAGTGCGGCCGGGGCCTGTTCCTCGTGGGCGCCCTCTCCGAGAGCTGGGGCGTGCGCCCCGGCCCCGCCGGCCGCGGCCGCACCGTATGGGCCGACCTGCCGTACGGCTCCCCCACCGCACACTGA
- the dxs gene encoding 1-deoxy-D-xylulose-5-phosphate synthase, whose product MSMLEHIREPRDLKALPGDALGALAEEIRQFLVHAVARTGGHLGPNLGVVELTIALHRVFDSPADRVLWDTGHQSYVHKLLTGRQDFSKLRGKGGLSGYPSREESEHDVIENSHASTVLGWADGLAKANQVRGRSDHVVAVIGDGALTGGMAWEALNNIAAAKDRPLIIVVNDNERSYAPTIGGLANHLATLRTTDGYERFLSWGKEIVQRAPLVGRPLYESLHGAKKGFKDAFAPQGMFEDLGLKYVGPIDGHDIAAVESALRRAARFSGPVLVHCLTEKGRGYRPALEDEADRFHTVGAMDPLTCAPVAPPGPPSWTSVFGDEMVKIGAERPDVVAITAAMLQPVGLAEFAAAFPDRTWDVGIAEQHAAVSAAGLATGGLHPVVAVYATFLNRAFDQVLMDVALHRCGVTFVLDRAGVTGTDGPSHNGMWDLSVLGVVPGLRIAAPRDAGQLRAQLREAVDVDDAPTVLRFPKESVGEPVPALERTGGVDVLARGERADVLLVSVGVLAPVCLGAAELLAERGIGVTVVDPRWVKPVDPALVRLAADHTSVAVVEDNCRSGGVGAAVGQALRDADVDVPLRTFGIPEQFLAHAKRGEVLADIGLTPAEIAGRISAFLARKQNG is encoded by the coding sequence ATGTCGATGCTGGAACACATCCGCGAGCCGCGCGACCTCAAGGCGCTTCCCGGGGACGCCCTCGGCGCACTCGCCGAGGAGATCAGGCAGTTTCTGGTGCACGCGGTGGCCCGGACCGGCGGCCACCTGGGACCCAACCTGGGCGTGGTGGAGCTGACCATCGCCCTGCACCGGGTCTTCGACTCGCCGGCCGACCGCGTCCTGTGGGACACCGGCCACCAGTCGTACGTCCACAAACTGCTGACCGGGCGCCAGGACTTCTCCAAGCTGCGCGGCAAGGGCGGACTGTCCGGCTACCCGTCCCGCGAGGAGTCCGAGCACGACGTCATCGAGAACTCCCACGCCTCGACCGTGCTGGGCTGGGCCGACGGCCTCGCCAAGGCCAACCAGGTGCGCGGGCGCAGCGACCACGTTGTCGCCGTCATCGGCGACGGCGCGCTGACCGGCGGCATGGCCTGGGAAGCGCTCAACAACATCGCCGCCGCCAAGGACCGCCCCCTCATCATCGTCGTCAACGACAACGAGCGCTCCTACGCCCCCACCATCGGCGGCCTCGCCAACCACCTTGCCACTCTGCGCACCACCGACGGCTACGAGCGCTTCCTGTCGTGGGGCAAGGAGATCGTGCAGCGGGCCCCCCTCGTGGGCCGCCCGCTGTACGAGTCGCTGCACGGCGCCAAGAAGGGGTTCAAGGACGCCTTCGCCCCCCAGGGCATGTTCGAGGACCTGGGACTGAAGTACGTCGGCCCCATCGACGGCCACGACATCGCCGCCGTCGAGTCCGCGCTGCGCCGCGCCGCCCGCTTCAGCGGGCCCGTACTCGTCCACTGCCTCACCGAGAAGGGGCGCGGCTACCGCCCCGCGCTGGAGGACGAGGCCGACCGGTTCCACACGGTCGGCGCCATGGACCCGCTGACCTGCGCGCCCGTCGCGCCGCCCGGCCCGCCGTCGTGGACCTCCGTCTTCGGCGACGAGATGGTGAAGATCGGCGCGGAGCGCCCGGACGTGGTCGCGATCACCGCCGCGATGCTCCAGCCCGTCGGCCTCGCCGAGTTCGCCGCGGCCTTCCCCGACCGTACGTGGGACGTGGGCATCGCCGAGCAGCACGCGGCGGTCTCCGCGGCCGGGCTGGCCACCGGCGGCCTCCACCCGGTCGTGGCCGTGTACGCCACCTTCCTCAACCGGGCCTTCGACCAGGTCCTGATGGACGTGGCGCTGCACCGGTGCGGCGTCACCTTCGTCCTCGACCGGGCGGGCGTGACCGGCACCGACGGGCCGAGCCACAACGGCATGTGGGACCTGTCCGTCCTCGGCGTCGTCCCGGGCCTGCGGATCGCCGCGCCGCGCGACGCCGGGCAGCTGCGTGCCCAGCTGCGCGAGGCCGTCGACGTGGACGACGCGCCCACCGTCCTGCGCTTCCCGAAGGAGTCGGTGGGCGAGCCGGTCCCGGCGCTGGAGCGGACCGGCGGCGTGGACGTCCTGGCCCGCGGCGAGCGGGCGGACGTCCTGCTGGTCTCCGTGGGCGTGCTGGCACCGGTCTGCCTGGGGGCCGCGGAACTGCTCGCCGAGCGCGGCATCGGCGTCACGGTCGTCGACCCGCGCTGGGTCAAGCCCGTCGATCCCGCGCTCGTCCGGCTGGCGGCGGACCACACGTCGGTGGCGGTCGTGGAGGACAACTGCCGCAGCGGGGGAGTGGGGGCCGCGGTCGGGCAGGCGCTGCGCGACGCGGACGTGGACGTACCGCTGCGCACCTTCGGCATCCCCGAACAGTTCCTGGCGCATGCCAAGCGCGGCGAGGTGCTGGCCGACATCGGACTCACCCCCGCCGAGATCGCCGGGCGGATCAGCGCCTTCCTGGCCCGCAAGCAGAACGGCTAG